In Streptomyces sp. DG2A-72, one genomic interval encodes:
- a CDS encoding MFS transporter, protein MSVTVAPATALTPRLKLVLVLLLAAQFMLAVDFSILNVALPVIGAGLGFSLTHLQWIATAFALCAAGFTLLFGRVADLFGRRRLFLGGLVVLAAASLVGGLAQSPEMLIAARVFQGLATAAVTSAGLSLLTTSFPEGPLREKALGLNGALMSAGFTTGAVLGGLLTDLLSWRWAFFINVPVALVVLFVAPTVIQESRPDERPKLDVPGAVSVTLGLLAVVFGFTQAGEHGWGSAQALLSLAAGAVLLLVFYAVEARVPAPLVPLGVLRKRSVAWGNVAGLIAFLTETSLVFLLTLYLQEVLGFSPLAAGLSFGVLGVGTVVGGTIAPKVIGRAGSRPTLIVGGILQTVFTAALLGLGDDRSWMWLVLVATFAGGVGNMLVIVGFMVTATSGLADHEQGLATGLATMTQQVGITMGTPVMAAVAAAAMTGTGTAAILDGLKAAIAVNAAIVLLGVLTSAVFLRDTRASTR, encoded by the coding sequence ATGTCCGTCACCGTGGCTCCGGCCACCGCACTCACCCCCCGGCTGAAGCTCGTGCTGGTGCTGCTGCTCGCCGCCCAGTTCATGCTCGCCGTGGACTTCTCGATCCTGAACGTTGCACTGCCGGTGATCGGTGCGGGCCTGGGCTTCTCGCTGACGCACCTCCAGTGGATCGCCACCGCCTTCGCCCTCTGCGCGGCCGGCTTCACGCTGCTCTTCGGCCGGGTCGCGGACCTGTTCGGCCGGCGGCGGCTGTTCCTCGGCGGTCTCGTGGTGCTCGCCGCTGCCTCGCTGGTGGGCGGCCTGGCGCAGAGCCCGGAGATGCTGATCGCGGCGCGGGTCTTCCAGGGCCTGGCCACGGCAGCGGTGACCTCGGCCGGCCTGTCACTGCTGACGACCTCGTTCCCGGAGGGGCCGCTGCGTGAGAAGGCGCTCGGCCTCAACGGGGCGCTGATGTCCGCCGGGTTCACCACCGGAGCCGTCCTCGGCGGTCTGCTCACGGACCTGCTGTCGTGGCGCTGGGCGTTCTTCATCAACGTGCCCGTGGCCCTGGTCGTCCTGTTCGTCGCCCCGACGGTCATCCAGGAGTCCCGGCCCGACGAGCGCCCGAAGCTGGACGTGCCCGGCGCCGTCAGCGTGACGCTCGGTCTCCTCGCCGTCGTCTTCGGCTTCACCCAGGCCGGTGAGCACGGCTGGGGCTCGGCGCAGGCGCTGCTGTCGCTGGCTGCCGGAGCGGTGCTGCTGCTGGTGTTCTACGCCGTGGAGGCCAGGGTGCCCGCGCCGCTGGTGCCGCTCGGCGTGCTCCGCAAGCGGTCGGTGGCCTGGGGCAATGTCGCCGGTCTGATCGCGTTCCTCACCGAGACCTCCCTCGTCTTCCTGCTGACCCTCTACCTCCAGGAAGTGCTCGGCTTCTCCCCGCTGGCGGCCGGCCTGTCCTTCGGTGTGCTCGGCGTCGGCACGGTCGTCGGCGGCACCATCGCCCCGAAGGTCATCGGGAGGGCCGGCAGCAGGCCGACGCTGATCGTGGGCGGCATCCTGCAGACCGTGTTCACGGCCGCACTCCTCGGACTCGGCGACGACCGGTCCTGGATGTGGTTGGTGTTGGTCGCCACCTTCGCCGGCGGCGTGGGCAACATGCTCGTCATCGTCGGTTTCATGGTCACAGCCACCTCCGGTCTCGCCGACCACGAGCAGGGACTGGCCACCGGCCTCGCCACCATGACCCAGCAGGTCGGCATCACCATGGGAACGCCCGTCATGGCCGCGGTCGCCGCCGCGGCCATGACCGGAACCGGCACGGCGGCGATCCTTGACGGCCTGAAGGCAGCCATCGCCGTGAACGCGGCCATCGTGCTCCTGGGCGTCCTGACCAGCGCCGTGTTCCTGCGCGACACCCGGGCGAGCACCCGGTGA